In a single window of the Gemmatimonadaceae bacterium genome:
- a CDS encoding SRPBCC domain-containing protein, translating to MTQPPEPLVVRRTIPIPRDRVFDAWLDPVRLARFMRPGGTGRATAEVDPRVGGRFRIVMHHPNGPPDGTAHTGEYLVIDRPKRLSFTWRSIHTDDRATTVTIDFLDRGGETEVVLTHAQLPPREIEGHRKGWSDILGALNA from the coding sequence ATGACCCAACCGCCCGAGCCCCTCGTCGTTCGACGCACGATCCCAATTCCGCGCGACCGTGTTTTCGACGCCTGGCTCGACCCGGTGCGTCTTGCTCGTTTCATGCGTCCTGGCGGCACTGGACGCGCCACGGCCGAGGTCGATCCTCGTGTCGGCGGCCGATTCCGCATCGTTATGCACCATCCCAACGGTCCGCCGGACGGAACGGCGCACACTGGTGAGTATCTTGTAATCGACCGGCCGAAACGGCTCTCGTTCACGTGGCGCTCGATCCACACGGACGACCGCGCAACGACCGTCACGATCGACTTTCTGGACCGTGGCGGCGAAACCGAGGTCGTTCTCACTCACGCGCAGCTGCCGCCAAGGGAGATCGAGGGCCACCGCAAAGGCTGGAGCGATATCCTTGGCGCCCTTAACGCCTAG